Below is a genomic region from Desulfobacter sp..
AATTCAGCCCGGGGTGAGGCGGATTCTTATGGCAACCATTGCCAGTGAAGGCCTGGAACAAGAGATTATTGAGGCAGGAATCGACAGGTTTATTGAAAAACCACTGACGGTTGCCTCATTGGATACGGTGATCAATGAATTGAAACCCCTTAATTTATCTAACCAGAGTTGGAGATAAAAATGGAAGAAAAACAATCATGGGACTGGAGTACTCAACTCAAAGAGATACCGGTAAAAGAATGGGAATCCCGATTTAACTGGGTGGAAGATCCCTGTATCTCTCCTGACGGGGAGTCTGTTGCCAGTATTGTTAATCTGGATGAAATGGCATTTGGCATCTGTGTAAACTCAGAGCTCTGGGAGGGTGAATATGAAAAGGCCTGGAGCCTTAAAGCACTTCCGGACAACCGCTATGCCGTATGCACCTGCCAGGATGAGGAATGGGGATTGGTGGTAAACGGCCAGCCATGGGCCAATCAGTTTGATTTTATCTGGGATCTAAAGACCAGTTCGGACGGTTCCCATATCAGCGTGGCCTTTCAAAGGGATATGGAATACGGCATGGCCGTGGATGACCAGCCCTGGGAAACGGGGTATGAAAATATCACCGGCATGGTCATGGGGGAGCAGGGCAATGCCGCGGCTGTGGTTCAGGTGGATTCCATGACCGCAGCGGATGTGGACGCCTTTGCCCAGGGCCTTTTTTCCGTGGCCGTTGACGGAAACATCGGGAAAAAGCGGTTTGTCAATATCTGGGATATTTCCATGGGCGGTACAGGCCCGGATCTGGCATATGGGGTCCGCCTTGACCGGGAAGCATACGGGATTGCCGTCAACGAATCTGTCTGGGATACCAAATTCCAGGCGGTATGGCGGCCTGTGTTCTGTGACAAGTCTGTGGTGGCCCCTGTCCGGATCAATGGAAAATGGATGCTGTACAAGGATGATTCTCCTTTTTGGGCATCTGCCTATGAAAATATTTGGCGGCTGGAGACAGATCCGGCCAATGGACATGTTGCCGCTGCGGTGGCCAAAACCTTTGGTGAATGGACAATTGCCCAGAATGACATCCTCTGGTCCCTGTCATGGGACACCATGGTTCGCGATTTGTATTACTCCCAAGACGGTGCCCAGCTTGTGGTGGTTTTTAAGGACAAGGGAGACTGGGGGCTTGCCCAAAATGACAGGGCATGGACATTGTCCTGTGATAAAATATTTACCCCGAACATCAGTGATGACGGATCTGTCGTAGCGGTCTGTTTTGAAAAAAAGGGCAAGTATTATACTGCTGTCAATGACCGTGTCATTGCCGGTCCCTATGATTATATGGCCGATCCCGTGATCAGTCCGGACATGGATAAAATTTTGGTCAAGGGGATTGAAAACGGAATATATAAACGAAGTATAGTTGCCCTGTAAGGAGAGCTAAGATGAATGGATTTATTGATTTTATCATGGGGCCCATGGTCTGGATTTCGGTTATGATCTTTATCGTGGGGCTGATCCTGAAGGTTGCAGGCATTGTCCGTAAGGTCAGGGAAAAAGAGTCCTATATTTTTTCCTATATGACCTTGTACCACAGCTTAAGATCCATTGGGGCCTGGCTTATTCCCTTTTTTCCGAGAGCCACCCGGCAGCAGCCTGTGTTTTATGCCGTCTCTTATATATTTCATTTGGCATTGTTTGTGGTCCCCCTGTTTTTATCCGCCCACATTGTCCTTGTGGAAGAGGCGTTTAACGTCAGTTGGCCTGCGCTCAATGACGGGGTTGCCGATATTCTGACGGTTGTGATCGTTGCGGCACTCGGTTTTTTTGCAGGAAGACGGATACTTGTTCCCGAGGTTAAATTTTTGACCTCGGTCAAGGATTTTTTTCTGATTTTTATGGTTCTTTTGCCTTTTTTAACCGGATTTTTGGCCTACCATCAGGTGGCCGCCTATGAGTGGATGATGATTGTTCATATTTTGTCCGGGGAACTCATGCTGATCATTATCCCGTTTTCACGATTTTCCCATATGATTACAGCGCCCCTGACCCGGGCCTATATGGGGTCGGAATTTGGAAACGTTCGGCATGCAAGGGACTGGTAGGAAGTAAGATCAGATTGGAAAAGGTAAGAATCGGGTAACCCCTAAAGGAGATAACGATGCAGGAACCATCAGCCATGGAAACAAAAAAGATGGAAAAAAATACAGACCCGGCCGTTGAAGGCGGACTTGAACGACTGACCCAGGAAAAAATTACCAAAACCATTAATGAAGTCCTTGAAAAAGAAACCGGGATCCGTCTTAAAACTTATGTGGAGACCTGCATGCGTTGCGGACTCTGCTCGGATGCATGCTCGTATTTTTTATCCAATGACCGTGATCCCAGCTATTCTCCGGCAGCCAAAGTCAAGCAGACCATCTGGGAGATGAT
It encodes:
- a CDS encoding Tmc redox complex protein TmcD codes for the protein MEEKQSWDWSTQLKEIPVKEWESRFNWVEDPCISPDGESVASIVNLDEMAFGICVNSELWEGEYEKAWSLKALPDNRYAVCTCQDEEWGLVVNGQPWANQFDFIWDLKTSSDGSHISVAFQRDMEYGMAVDDQPWETGYENITGMVMGEQGNAAAVVQVDSMTAADVDAFAQGLFSVAVDGNIGKKRFVNIWDISMGGTGPDLAYGVRLDREAYGIAVNESVWDTKFQAVWRPVFCDKSVVAPVRINGKWMLYKDDSPFWASAYENIWRLETDPANGHVAAAVAKTFGEWTIAQNDILWSLSWDTMVRDLYYSQDGAQLVVVFKDKGDWGLAQNDRAWTLSCDKIFTPNISDDGSVVAVCFEKKGKYYTAVNDRVIAGPYDYMADPVISPDMDKILVKGIENGIYKRSIVAL
- a CDS encoding nitrate reductase, whose amino-acid sequence is MNGFIDFIMGPMVWISVMIFIVGLILKVAGIVRKVREKESYIFSYMTLYHSLRSIGAWLIPFFPRATRQQPVFYAVSYIFHLALFVVPLFLSAHIVLVEEAFNVSWPALNDGVADILTVVIVAALGFFAGRRILVPEVKFLTSVKDFFLIFMVLLPFLTGFLAYHQVAAYEWMMIVHILSGELMLIIIPFSRFSHMITAPLTRAYMGSEFGNVRHARDW